Proteins co-encoded in one Desulfitobacterium hafniense DCB-2 genomic window:
- a CDS encoding cobalamin B12-binding domain-containing protein codes for MRMVESMLVAAVTRLDVDKVLALAVSEIQSGKDSIEIIEETRQGMTQVGHLYDQGKYFLADLMMSAEIFKDVISLVSDQTNAIAVIEPSATILFGTVKKDIHDIGKNLMISLLRFNGHKVIDLGVDVAPERFAEGCIEHRASIVCLSGLITQSYDSMRLTVQALEKMGLRPGVKVVIGGLVNEQVRQYTKADYWVKDCSEGVKLCSSLFNLKTHQEIS; via the coding sequence ATGCGTATGGTTGAAAGCATGCTGGTGGCCGCGGTAACCCGTCTCGATGTGGATAAAGTGTTAGCTCTGGCGGTGTCGGAAATACAAAGCGGCAAAGACTCCATAGAAATTATTGAAGAGACGCGCCAGGGAATGACCCAAGTCGGTCATTTATACGACCAGGGAAAGTACTTCCTGGCGGATCTTATGATGTCTGCAGAGATCTTTAAGGATGTCATCAGCCTGGTGTCAGACCAGACTAATGCCATCGCTGTAATCGAACCCTCGGCGACGATTTTGTTCGGAACCGTCAAAAAAGATATCCATGATATAGGCAAGAATTTAATGATTAGCTTGCTTCGCTTTAATGGGCACAAGGTCATTGACCTGGGCGTGGATGTGGCTCCGGAAAGATTTGCCGAAGGATGTATTGAACACAGGGCCTCCATCGTCTGTTTATCGGGACTGATCACCCAATCCTATGATTCAATGCGCCTGACCGTTCAAGCTCTTGAGAAAATGGGACTAAGACCGGGGGTAAAGGTGGTCATTGGCGGTTTAGTTAATGAACAGGTCAGACAGTATACCAAGGCAGATTATTGGGTTAAAGATTGCTCAGAAGGAGTAAAACTCTGCTCCTCTCTCTTCAATCTGAAAACACATCAAGAAATATCCTGA
- a CDS encoding DUF1638 domain-containing protein: MKTVIIACHTLKDELNSAIQEADCPFPVLWIESGLHLYTDTLNKRLQQELARITNVDRILLAFGYCGNSLLGLTSPHAQLVFPCVDDCISLLLGSQHARKKISEEMGTYYLTKGWLEFESNIWQEYQYAVKRYGKEKAERLFRQILNHYHRLAVIDTGAYEIADFLELTEKIAATLKLSHQIIPGSTSYLKKLLTGPWDDEFVIVPPGEIVTLTHLCHDTNEPLWQIIGMSQ; this comes from the coding sequence ATGAAGACTGTAATCATCGCTTGCCATACCCTTAAGGATGAACTTAACAGCGCGATTCAAGAGGCTGACTGCCCATTCCCTGTGCTATGGATAGAATCGGGGCTGCATCTTTACACAGATACCTTAAATAAGCGCCTCCAGCAGGAGTTGGCCAGAATCACCAATGTGGACCGTATTCTCCTGGCCTTTGGGTATTGCGGCAACTCTTTACTGGGGCTGACTTCCCCTCATGCCCAGCTGGTCTTTCCCTGTGTTGATGATTGCATCAGTCTTCTCCTGGGTTCTCAGCACGCCAGGAAGAAAATATCGGAAGAAATGGGCACCTATTATCTCACCAAAGGGTGGCTGGAATTCGAAAGCAACATCTGGCAGGAATACCAGTATGCTGTGAAACGCTATGGCAAGGAAAAGGCGGAGCGCCTGTTCAGACAAATCCTTAATCATTATCACCGGTTGGCCGTAATTGATACAGGGGCCTATGAGATAGCCGACTTCCTCGAACTTACGGAAAAGATAGCCGCTACCTTGAAACTAAGCCATCAGATCATACCAGGCTCCACAAGCTACCTCAAGAAATTGCTCACAGGTCCTTGGGATGATGAGTTTGTCATTGTTCCTCCCGGGGAAATCGTTACTTTAACCCATTTATGCCATGACACTAATGAACCCCTTTGGCAAATTATCGGTATGTCCCAGTAG
- a CDS encoding ASKHA domain-containing protein: MGKEITSRIIIGGQNPIAVKNRAWTLMDILTDAGVFLESVCGGQGTCGKCKVRVLSGQVTDGQGNPAEPENDGSYLACRVYPLGQVVLADITQRGVTAKGEIGRIHISLEDRAPVLSKSVVRPTYPTLAQNYSLQEMISNVNELQSQEKQDLHITALRDMALLAQTKTESYTLIHLGDHVTAVEGGDTSSVLYGVAFDIGSTTVAGMLMDMNRGEAVAAAAETNPQSAYGADVISRIKAAEKPEGLKQLSDLIRHCLSTLIRRLCSISGIRVQDIYLVTVVGNSTMEHLLMGISPTSLTIPPYVQAFKSLSPFPPQELSLDIHPGGRVILIPNIASFVGADTTAAILAMDQDLTPKLTLLIDLGTNGEIVLGNRERMIVTSTAAGPAFEGAQLSCGMRATDGAIDDISIQEDVLIRTINAQKPAGICGSGIIKALAEMVRRGIITSSGRFAENSQMAQLSPELRSRIREKEGQREFVLAFAEESANGSDIVITQGDVRELQLVKSSICTGSQILMQTLGVNPEDIEQVFIAGAFGSFVDLDSALAIGLIPIQERNRIRSVGNAAGEGAAKALLSHKHIQRCQAIAEKAEFVELANHPQFQKSFINNLAFPKGGIT; the protein is encoded by the coding sequence ATGGGTAAAGAAATAACCTCCCGAATCATCATTGGGGGTCAAAACCCCATTGCTGTTAAAAACAGGGCCTGGACCCTTATGGATATCTTAACGGATGCAGGTGTGTTTTTAGAGTCGGTCTGCGGCGGCCAAGGAACCTGCGGCAAATGCAAGGTCCGGGTTCTGAGCGGACAGGTGACGGATGGGCAGGGAAATCCTGCTGAACCTGAAAATGATGGCTCGTACTTAGCCTGCCGGGTTTATCCATTAGGTCAAGTCGTATTGGCTGACATCACCCAAAGAGGAGTCACGGCGAAAGGGGAAATCGGGAGAATCCATATTTCCCTTGAGGATAGGGCTCCAGTACTCAGCAAGTCGGTGGTGCGACCGACCTATCCGACTTTAGCGCAAAACTACTCGCTGCAGGAAATGATCAGCAACGTTAATGAGCTGCAATCGCAAGAGAAGCAGGATTTACATATCACCGCATTACGGGATATGGCTTTGTTGGCCCAGACCAAGACAGAGAGCTATACTTTGATTCACTTGGGCGATCATGTGACAGCTGTGGAAGGAGGAGATACTTCCTCAGTTCTTTACGGAGTAGCTTTCGATATCGGAAGTACTACAGTGGCTGGAATGCTTATGGACATGAATAGGGGGGAGGCGGTTGCTGCCGCAGCCGAAACCAATCCTCAGTCAGCCTATGGTGCCGATGTCATCTCCCGCATTAAAGCGGCGGAGAAGCCGGAAGGATTAAAACAACTTTCTGATCTGATTCGCCATTGTCTAAGTACCCTGATCCGCAGGCTTTGCTCCATAAGCGGGATAAGGGTACAGGATATTTATCTGGTGACCGTCGTGGGAAATTCAACCATGGAACACCTTCTGATGGGGATCTCACCTACCAGCCTGACTATCCCTCCCTATGTGCAAGCCTTTAAATCACTGTCACCTTTTCCACCCCAGGAACTTTCCCTGGATATTCACCCGGGGGGACGGGTGATTCTTATCCCCAATATTGCCAGTTTTGTGGGTGCAGATACCACAGCAGCTATCTTGGCTATGGATCAGGATCTGACTCCCAAGCTCACCTTATTGATCGATTTAGGAACGAACGGAGAGATTGTTCTCGGCAATCGGGAGCGAATGATTGTTACCTCTACAGCTGCCGGCCCCGCTTTTGAAGGCGCCCAGCTTTCCTGCGGTATGAGGGCCACGGATGGAGCCATCGATGATATCAGCATCCAAGAGGATGTCCTGATCCGAACGATTAACGCTCAGAAGCCTGCCGGAATATGTGGATCGGGAATCATTAAAGCTCTCGCCGAAATGGTGCGCAGGGGGATCATCACCTCTTCAGGGCGATTTGCGGAGAACAGTCAAATGGCGCAGCTCTCTCCTGAGCTCCGGTCCAGAATAAGGGAGAAGGAGGGGCAGCGGGAATTTGTACTGGCCTTTGCCGAGGAAAGCGCCAACGGTTCGGATATTGTCATTACCCAAGGGGATGTGCGGGAGCTTCAACTGGTTAAGTCCTCGATTTGCACAGGATCGCAAATCTTAATGCAGACCTTGGGCGTCAACCCAGAAGACATTGAACAGGTTTTTATCGCCGGTGCTTTCGGCAGTTTTGTGGATTTGGACAGCGCCTTGGCTATTGGCTTAATCCCTATACAAGAACGAAACAGAATCCGCTCCGTGGGCAATGCGGCGGGAGAAGGGGCTGCCAAGGCTTTGCTTTCACACAAGCACATTCAACGCTGCCAGGCCATTGCCGAGAAAGCAGAGTTTGTCGAGTTGGCTAATCATCCCCAGTTTCAAAAGAGCTTTATTAATAATCTGGCATTTCCAAAAGGAGGTATAACATGA
- a CDS encoding CobW-like GTP-binding protein, which translates to MNVLLFGGFLGAGKTSLILSAAKFLVENNLTAQATNPAKPSLIIIENEVGETGIDDKILKANGLMVRELFSGCICCTLTSELTVTLNELYETYDPQWVIVEATGMTYPHRIAETIHTYGKGVENLKIMIVADAERWEELMEIVPGLVEGQIAKADLIFLNKIDCMHHEALAEIEKSLHHLNPAAQIHCVSAFRGINPEIWREAVWRNE; encoded by the coding sequence ATGAACGTTTTACTCTTTGGCGGCTTTTTGGGCGCGGGTAAGACCTCCTTGATTCTCTCTGCGGCCAAGTTCCTGGTGGAGAATAATCTAACCGCCCAAGCAACCAACCCGGCCAAACCCTCTTTAATTATTATCGAGAATGAAGTGGGTGAGACAGGGATTGATGATAAAATCCTCAAAGCCAATGGGCTGATGGTTCGGGAGCTTTTCTCCGGTTGTATTTGCTGCACATTGACCTCTGAACTGACTGTGACTTTAAATGAGCTTTATGAAACCTATGATCCCCAGTGGGTGATCGTGGAGGCCACGGGAATGACTTATCCCCATCGAATCGCGGAAACCATTCACACCTATGGCAAGGGAGTCGAAAACCTGAAGATCATGATCGTCGCCGATGCTGAACGTTGGGAAGAACTGATGGAGATCGTCCCCGGGCTTGTTGAAGGTCAGATCGCTAAGGCGGATCTGATTTTTCTCAATAAGATCGACTGTATGCACCATGAGGCCTTGGCCGAAATAGAAAAAAGCCTGCATCATCTTAATCCTGCAGCGCAAATTCATTGTGTATCAGCTTTTAGGGGAATTAACCCGGAAATCTGGCGTGAGGCGGTGTGGAGAAATGAGTGA
- a CDS encoding SDR family oxidoreductase, whose amino-acid sequence MSETKIPQPTFPAQHQDKQPGLETLMNPSPIFEDLNYRPSGKLQGKVALISGGDSGIGKAVAILYAKEGADIAIVYLDEQVDAQATKERIEQLGRRCLLIPGDIGEENFSNQAVQKTLDTLGGLDILVNNAAEQHPQNSLLDITAQQIEQTFRTNIFGMLYLTKAALPHLRYGSVIINTASITAYKGDAKLIDYSASKGAVVAFTRSLSESLIKQGIRVNGVAPGPIWTPLIPASFDANEVSTFGSTTPMQRAGQPVELAPAYLFLACEGSAYMSGQMLHVNGGTIVNG is encoded by the coding sequence ATGAGTGAAACCAAAATTCCTCAACCCACTTTTCCTGCCCAGCACCAGGATAAGCAGCCCGGACTGGAAACCTTAATGAATCCCAGCCCCATCTTCGAGGACCTGAACTATCGGCCCAGCGGCAAGTTACAGGGCAAAGTCGCCTTGATCAGCGGCGGAGACAGTGGCATCGGGAAAGCGGTAGCCATTCTCTATGCCAAGGAAGGTGCCGATATTGCCATCGTTTATCTTGATGAACAGGTTGATGCCCAGGCAACCAAGGAGAGAATTGAGCAGCTGGGGAGACGCTGCCTGCTGATCCCAGGGGATATTGGCGAGGAAAATTTCAGCAATCAAGCTGTGCAAAAAACCTTGGATACCTTGGGAGGATTGGATATCCTCGTGAACAATGCAGCGGAACAGCACCCCCAGAATTCTCTTCTCGATATTACTGCTCAACAAATTGAGCAAACCTTTCGCACCAATATTTTCGGCATGCTGTATCTGACCAAGGCAGCACTTCCTCATCTCAGATACGGCTCCGTGATTATCAATACAGCTTCGATTACAGCTTATAAAGGGGATGCCAAACTTATCGACTATTCCGCATCCAAAGGAGCAGTCGTGGCTTTCACACGTTCTCTTTCCGAATCACTGATCAAACAGGGCATCCGTGTCAACGGCGTAGCACCCGGCCCCATCTGGACGCCGCTGATTCCGGCATCTTTCGACGCCAATGAGGTTTCCACCTTTGGCAGCACTACTCCCATGCAGCGGGCCGGACAGCCGGTGGAATTGGCTCCGGCCTATTTGTTCCTTGCTTGCGAGGGTTCTGCCTATATGTCGGGGCAGATGCTCCATGTTAATGGAGGGACGATAGTCAACGGGTGA
- a CDS encoding SanA/YdcF family protein → MIRLLQLLVIVFLVGGLSVLSINFYVHSFSAKYIVTMDKPLPQTDAILVLGAYFNPNTGKPSDMLGDRLETAYEVYTKNPDTKIIVSGDHGRKEYDEVNGMKDYLMAKGVPDEHIFMDHAGFSTYESMYRAKEIFQVQSLIVVTQDYHLYRAIFDSRKMGIESYGVIADKRYYLGINYYKLREVAARNKDFLYALVKPEPTFLGEPIPVWSNGQLTNDR, encoded by the coding sequence GTGATCAGACTACTACAATTACTGGTTATCGTTTTTCTCGTTGGAGGACTCTCTGTTCTTAGCATAAATTTTTATGTTCATTCCTTTAGCGCAAAGTATATAGTTACGATGGATAAACCTTTACCCCAAACCGATGCCATTTTAGTGCTGGGGGCTTACTTTAATCCAAACACAGGAAAACCCTCTGATATGCTGGGAGATCGCTTGGAAACAGCCTATGAAGTTTATACTAAAAACCCAGACACAAAAATTATCGTGAGTGGTGATCACGGTCGAAAAGAATATGACGAAGTTAATGGTATGAAGGATTATTTAATGGCCAAAGGGGTTCCTGATGAGCATATCTTTATGGATCACGCCGGGTTTTCGACCTATGAAAGTATGTATCGAGCAAAGGAAATCTTTCAGGTTCAAAGCCTAATCGTCGTCACTCAGGATTATCACTTATACCGGGCAATCTTTGATTCCCGCAAGATGGGGATCGAATCGTACGGTGTTATCGCTGATAAACGATATTACCTTGGCATAAATTATTATAAACTTCGTGAAGTCGCCGCTCGGAATAAGGACTTTCTTTATGCTTTGGTTAAGCCTGAACCAACCTTCTTAGGCGAGCCTATTCCCGTTTGGTCAAATGGTCAGTTAACAAATGATCGATAA
- a CDS encoding CBS domain-containing protein produces the protein MRIGAVMEKEFVTVRETDPIENVLKIMTEKKVNGLPVVNEHNLLIGMVVKADIFRFMIQPGHIESCPVDWVMAKDVVSVHPDESVREAADKLLSNHIVAMPVVENSKVVGVVSVEDLLRYYSHR, from the coding sequence ATGAGAATCGGAGCAGTCATGGAAAAGGAATTTGTTACGGTCAGGGAAACAGACCCGATTGAAAATGTGTTGAAAATAATGACCGAAAAGAAAGTAAATGGGTTGCCTGTGGTTAACGAGCATAACCTGCTGATCGGCATGGTCGTCAAAGCGGATATTTTCCGCTTTATGATTCAGCCTGGTCATATTGAATCTTGTCCTGTGGATTGGGTTATGGCTAAAGATGTGGTTTCAGTTCATCCGGATGAGAGTGTACGGGAAGCTGCCGACAAGCTCTTAAGCAATCATATCGTTGCTATGCCGGTTGTTGAAAATAGCAAAGTGGTAGGTGTCGTTAGCGTTGAAGACCTGCTGAGATATTACTCCCATAGGTGA
- a CDS encoding alpha/beta hydrolase, which produces MMTVKRIAIKLAIITALIFLSLASFSFYFYHMVIERKPNDPWSQNTRLTSISMESNEVQTFPVMAMAISPASTELADSGDFSPTEQTPPSWVESQPYEFWTVTSEDGFRLAGYYIPARIPTTRTVIIAHGYRSQALEMGEFAKFYSEKLGYNVLLPDARGYGTSEGDFIGFGWPDRKDYLLWIQETTEKVGPDAQITLHGLSMGGATVMMVSGESLPEQVKVIVEDSGYTSVQDELAYQLKRMYNLPAFPLLPAVSLFTDIKAGYNFSEASSLRQVEKNQTPMLFIHGALDDFVPVEMALQLYDACKAEKKLYLAENAVHGMAFYTDRPAYEAIVEDFIGLFMGH; this is translated from the coding sequence ATGATGACTGTAAAAAGGATTGCTATCAAACTTGCTATTATCACTGCACTTATTTTTTTGAGCCTGGCATCATTCAGTTTTTATTTCTATCATATGGTCATTGAACGAAAACCCAATGACCCTTGGTCCCAAAACACAAGATTGACGTCCATATCTATGGAAAGCAATGAGGTGCAAACCTTCCCTGTGATGGCAATGGCTATCAGCCCTGCTTCCACCGAGCTTGCTGATTCTGGGGATTTCTCCCCGACTGAGCAGACTCCTCCAAGCTGGGTTGAAAGTCAGCCTTATGAGTTCTGGACGGTTACCTCCGAAGATGGGTTTAGGCTGGCGGGCTATTATATTCCAGCCAGGATACCGACTACCAGAACAGTTATTATAGCCCATGGCTACAGAAGCCAGGCACTGGAAATGGGGGAATTCGCCAAATTCTATTCAGAAAAGCTGGGTTATAACGTCTTGCTTCCCGATGCCAGAGGCTATGGCACCAGTGAAGGGGACTTTATCGGGTTTGGCTGGCCGGATCGCAAGGATTATCTGCTCTGGATTCAGGAAACCACGGAGAAGGTGGGGCCTGATGCTCAAATCACCTTACATGGTCTTTCCATGGGCGGAGCCACTGTGATGATGGTCAGCGGTGAGAGCCTGCCTGAACAAGTGAAAGTCATCGTGGAAGACAGTGGCTATACCTCAGTTCAAGATGAACTTGCTTACCAGCTTAAACGCATGTACAATCTTCCTGCTTTTCCTTTGCTTCCGGCTGTGAGTCTGTTCACGGATATTAAGGCAGGCTATAATTTTTCTGAAGCTTCGTCTTTAAGGCAGGTGGAAAAAAACCAAACTCCAATGTTGTTCATTCACGGGGCTCTGGATGATTTTGTACCTGTAGAAATGGCCCTGCAGCTCTATGATGCCTGTAAAGCGGAAAAGAAGCTCTATTTGGCTGAGAACGCCGTTCATGGCATGGCGTTTTACACAGATCGGCCTGCTTATGAAGCGATTGTTGAAGATTTCATCGGCTTGTTTATGGGGCATTAA
- the potA gene encoding spermidine/putrescine ABC transporter ATP-binding protein, whose amino-acid sequence MSEEIIRLVNVTKEYDGVQVLDNINLYILRNEFITLLGPSGCGKTTTLRIIGGFENVTGGDILFEGKKINDVPPYKRKVNTVFQQYALFPHMNVFENIAFGLRIKKVDNKAIYAKVLQVMELMNLKGFEKRNIDSLSGGQRQRVAIARAIVNEPEVLLLDEPLAALDLKLRKEMQLELKRIQQRLGITFIFVTHDQEEALTMSDTVVVMNEGKIQQIGSPIDIYNEPKNVFVADFIGESNILDGVMLQDFLVHFHGRRFDCLDKGFSANEGVDVVIRPEDLKLVAAEEGMLTGEVQSVVFKGVHYEMMIQSSEFCWMVHSTQMEEVGNEVGLKILPNDIHIMKKVKGD is encoded by the coding sequence ATGAGCGAAGAGATCATCAGGCTTGTCAACGTGACGAAAGAGTATGACGGGGTACAAGTCCTGGATAACATAAATTTATATATTTTGCGCAATGAGTTTATAACCCTTCTTGGACCGAGCGGTTGCGGAAAAACCACAACCCTTCGAATCATTGGAGGGTTTGAAAATGTTACCGGTGGGGATATCCTCTTTGAGGGCAAAAAGATCAATGATGTTCCGCCTTATAAGCGAAAAGTCAATACGGTCTTTCAACAGTATGCCTTGTTTCCCCATATGAATGTTTTCGAGAATATTGCCTTTGGTCTGCGGATTAAGAAGGTTGATAATAAGGCCATTTACGCGAAGGTGCTCCAGGTTATGGAGCTGATGAACCTTAAAGGCTTTGAAAAAAGGAATATTGATTCCTTAAGCGGCGGACAACGGCAAAGGGTAGCCATTGCCAGAGCCATCGTCAATGAACCGGAGGTTCTGCTATTGGATGAGCCTCTGGCCGCTTTGGATTTAAAATTGCGCAAAGAAATGCAGCTGGAGCTGAAACGAATTCAGCAGCGCCTGGGGATCACCTTTATCTTTGTCACCCATGATCAGGAAGAAGCCCTGACCATGTCCGACACCGTGGTGGTGATGAATGAAGGGAAAATCCAGCAGATTGGCTCTCCCATCGATATTTATAATGAACCGAAGAATGTTTTCGTGGCCGACTTTATCGGGGAAAGCAATATCTTGGACGGGGTCATGCTCCAGGACTTCCTGGTCCATTTCCACGGCCGCCGGTTTGACTGCCTGGATAAGGGGTTTAGCGCCAACGAAGGGGTGGATGTGGTCATCCGTCCCGAAGATTTGAAGCTGGTAGCGGCGGAGGAAGGGATGCTCACCGGCGAGGTTCAATCCGTAGTCTTTAAGGGTGTTCATTATGAAATGATGATTCAGAGCAGCGAGTTTTGCTGGATGGTGCACAGCACACAGATGGAAGAAGTGGGGAATGAGGTTGGACTCAAGATCCTGCCCAATGATATTCACATTATGAAGAAGGTGAAAGGTGATTGA
- a CDS encoding ABC transporter permease produces the protein MKKKLLTAPYLLWMLIFTIVPLILVVYFSLFESGPEGIRFTAVHLERVFEPIYLKVILRSIWLALISTVFCLLLGYPMAMILASKGLKRRDFLIVLFVLPMWMNFLARTYAWMTLLENKGIINQLLAALSLPALNILYTDKAVILGMVYNFLPFMVLPIYSVLQKIDHSLIEAAEDLGATPYKTFFKVTFPLSLSGVASGIIMVFMPAVTTFVISRLLGGGQYMLIGNLIEQQFLTTGDWGFGSSLSLILMIFLLLTMGIMSKTDKDQEGGRFW, from the coding sequence TTGAAAAAAAAATTACTGACCGCTCCCTATCTGTTGTGGATGCTGATCTTCACCATTGTCCCGCTGATTTTGGTGGTTTATTTCAGTCTGTTTGAAAGCGGTCCCGAGGGGATTCGCTTTACTGCAGTACATCTGGAAAGAGTTTTTGAACCTATCTATCTTAAGGTTATTTTGCGTTCGATTTGGCTCGCTCTGATCAGCACGGTGTTTTGCTTGCTGCTGGGGTATCCGATGGCGATGATTTTGGCCTCCAAGGGGCTAAAAAGAAGAGACTTTTTAATCGTTCTTTTTGTTTTGCCCATGTGGATGAATTTTCTGGCCCGAACCTACGCCTGGATGACTCTGTTGGAAAATAAGGGCATCATTAATCAGCTTTTGGCCGCCTTGAGCTTGCCGGCTTTAAATATCCTCTACACAGATAAAGCGGTGATCTTGGGCATGGTCTATAATTTTCTTCCCTTTATGGTTTTGCCTATTTATTCCGTCTTACAAAAAATCGACCACTCTCTGATCGAAGCGGCGGAGGACTTAGGGGCTACCCCTTATAAGACTTTCTTTAAAGTGACCTTCCCTTTAAGCCTTTCCGGCGTGGCCTCAGGTATTATCATGGTTTTTATGCCGGCTGTGACGACTTTCGTCATTTCCAGGCTGTTGGGCGGAGGGCAATATATGCTGATCGGTAATTTGATCGAACAGCAATTCCTCACCACCGGAGACTGGGGTTTCGGCTCATCCTTATCCCTGATCCTTATGATCTTCCTGCTCCTGACCATGGGGATTATGTCCAAGACGGACAAAGATCAGGAAGGGGGTAGATTCTGGTGA
- a CDS encoding ABC transporter permease, whose product MKSFLMKSYTFLIFFFLYAPILILMIFSFNDSKSRGNWDGFTLRWYIELFQDGQIASALYYTLVVAILASLIATLIGTLAAIGINNMHGFPKVITLNVTYLPMLSPDIVMGISLMLLFIFIKFKLGFITMLFAHITFNLPFVIFSVLPKLRQLNDDTYAAALDLGATPFEAYKKVILPQISPGIVTGFLLAFTMSIDDFVVSFFTTGSGVSNLAITIYSMARRGINPKINALLTLMFIFIMIILVFVNYRMAKDKSNEKREMY is encoded by the coding sequence GTGAAATCTTTCTTGATGAAAAGCTATACCTTTCTGATTTTCTTCTTTCTTTATGCCCCCATCCTGATCCTGATGATTTTTTCTTTTAATGATTCCAAGTCCCGGGGGAACTGGGATGGATTTACATTACGGTGGTACATTGAGCTTTTTCAGGATGGTCAGATTGCCTCTGCACTATATTACACTTTAGTGGTAGCCATTCTTGCCTCACTGATCGCTACGCTCATCGGCACCTTGGCGGCTATCGGCATCAATAATATGCATGGATTTCCCAAGGTTATAACCTTAAATGTAACGTACTTGCCGATGCTCAGCCCGGATATTGTCATGGGAATATCCTTGATGCTGCTCTTCATTTTTATTAAGTTCAAGCTGGGGTTTATAACCATGCTCTTCGCTCATATCACCTTTAATTTGCCCTTTGTAATCTTTTCAGTGCTGCCGAAACTGCGCCAGCTCAATGACGATACTTATGCTGCGGCCCTGGATTTGGGAGCGACTCCTTTTGAGGCATATAAAAAGGTCATTCTGCCTCAGATTTCCCCGGGGATCGTCACAGGCTTTCTGCTGGCTTTTACCATGTCTATCGACGATTTTGTCGTGAGCTTCTTCACCACGGGGTCTGGGGTATCCAATCTGGCGATCACCATTTACTCCATGGCCCGTCGGGGAATCAATCCTAAAATTAATGCCTTGCTTACCTTGATGTTTATTTTTATTATGATTATTTTGGTCTTTGTCAATTATCGGATGGCCAAGGATAAATCCAATGAAAAGAGGGAGATGTATTGA
- a CDS encoding ABC transporter substrate-binding protein, with protein sequence MKKSVLKKAGAVVLLVAMLVGLAGCGGSDQAKLYVYNWGDYIDESVLAEFEKTNNVDVIYEQFATNEEMYVKIKAGTAKYDVAIPSDYMITKMINEGLLHTIDMTAIPNYAKIDDRFKNLAFDPKNEYTVPYMWGTVGIIYNKTMVDGVVDSWDVLWDKKYTKQILMLDSQRDSIAVALKKLGYSLNSRDEKELEEAKQLLIEQKPLLMAYVGDEVKDKMIGNEAAMAVVWSGDAVFMKGENPDLEYVIPKEGSNIWYDAMVIPKTSQNKEMAEKFIDFMCSTDVAFKNADYIGYSTPQKEVRAMLPDDLTSDPAYYPAEGELKGSEVFEDLSDVLPIYDRIWTEVKSQ encoded by the coding sequence TTGAAAAAATCGGTACTGAAAAAAGCGGGGGCGGTCGTGCTCCTGGTCGCTATGCTTGTAGGACTTGCCGGCTGCGGCGGATCGGATCAGGCTAAGCTTTATGTCTACAACTGGGGAGACTACATTGATGAATCGGTCCTGGCCGAGTTTGAGAAAACCAATAATGTGGATGTCATCTACGAACAGTTCGCCACCAACGAAGAAATGTATGTTAAGATTAAAGCAGGCACAGCCAAGTATGATGTGGCCATTCCCTCGGATTATATGATCACCAAAATGATCAATGAAGGTTTGCTCCATACCATTGATATGACGGCGATCCCTAATTACGCTAAAATTGATGATCGCTTCAAGAATCTGGCCTTTGACCCTAAGAATGAATACACCGTTCCTTATATGTGGGGCACCGTCGGGATCATTTACAACAAAACCATGGTGGATGGCGTGGTGGACAGCTGGGATGTTTTATGGGATAAGAAATACACCAAGCAGATCCTGATGCTGGACAGCCAACGGGATTCCATTGCCGTGGCCTTGAAAAAACTGGGCTACTCTTTGAACAGCCGGGATGAAAAAGAGCTGGAAGAAGCAAAACAATTGCTGATTGAGCAGAAGCCTTTGCTGATGGCCTATGTAGGGGACGAAGTGAAGGATAAGATGATCGGCAATGAAGCGGCCATGGCTGTGGTTTGGTCGGGGGATGCGGTCTTTATGAAAGGTGAAAATCCTGATCTGGAGTACGTCATTCCTAAAGAAGGCAGCAATATCTGGTATGATGCTATGGTTATCCCTAAAACCAGTCAAAACAAAGAGATGGCGGAGAAGTTTATTGATTTTATGTGCAGCACAGATGTAGCGTTCAAAAATGCTGATTACATCGGTTATTCTACACCTCAAAAAGAAGTCAGGGCCATGCTTCCTGATGATTTGACTTCTGACCCGGCCTATTATCCGGCTGAAGGTGAATTAAAAGGTTCAGAAGTTTTTGAAGATCTCTCCGATGTTTTACCAATTTATGATAGAATATGGACAGAGGTAAAATCACAATAA